Proteins found in one Candidatus Eisenbacteria bacterium genomic segment:
- a CDS encoding ChuX/HutX family heme-like substrate-binding protein produces MDGLLPLVPPHELTARWRALRASDPRLTITEVATRLDVSEAELVASLCGDGILRLVGPYGDLVRSLPSLGTVRAVTRNAHASIETLGIYPAPDAGCAGAVGEIGARFLLDQWRYGYALDDVDTQGLHRSLRFFDDRGDPVHEIFAGADTSQTQLGRLIDLFACFDQSQGQEIARPSLLARRAACDAGLSLRRVDSARPVGRTALSAVLEVVFGDAVPVSIAVRSLGVVQRYSGLLHEADVVGDVCRLRAPRVRIQVRTDRIVEAWVVRTPSLDGPTLSLELLDARAASIVSLSGARWPGQPEPLAWREALDGLATAA; encoded by the coding sequence ATGGATGGCCTTCTCCCGCTGGTGCCGCCCCACGAGCTCACGGCGCGCTGGCGCGCGCTGCGGGCTTCCGATCCACGCCTCACCATCACCGAGGTCGCGACCCGGCTCGACGTGAGCGAGGCCGAGCTCGTCGCTTCGCTGTGCGGCGACGGCATCCTCCGCCTGGTTGGACCGTACGGCGATCTCGTGCGATCGCTGCCGTCGCTCGGCACCGTGCGCGCCGTCACGCGGAACGCGCACGCGTCCATCGAAACGCTCGGCATCTATCCCGCACCCGACGCGGGCTGTGCGGGCGCCGTCGGGGAGATCGGCGCCCGTTTTCTTCTCGATCAATGGCGGTACGGCTATGCCCTCGACGACGTCGACACGCAGGGCCTGCACCGCAGCTTGCGGTTCTTCGACGATCGCGGCGATCCAGTGCACGAGATCTTCGCCGGCGCCGACACGAGCCAGACGCAGCTCGGGCGCCTGATCGATCTCTTCGCCTGCTTCGACCAGTCGCAGGGCCAGGAGATCGCCCGGCCGAGCCTGCTCGCCCGGCGGGCGGCGTGCGACGCGGGGCTGTCGCTCCGGCGCGTCGATTCGGCCCGGCCCGTCGGCCGCACGGCGCTGTCCGCGGTGCTCGAGGTCGTCTTCGGCGATGCCGTGCCGGTGTCGATCGCGGTCCGCAGCCTGGGCGTGGTGCAGCGCTACTCGGGGCTGCTGCACGAGGCCGACGTCGTCGGAGACGTCTGCCGGCTGCGGGCCCCGCGGGTTCGCATCCAGGTGCGCACCGATCGCATCGTCGAGGCCTGGGTGGTGCGCACGCCGTCGCTCGATGGTCCCACGCTCTCGCTCGAGCTGCTCGATGCCCGCGCGGCGAGCATCGTGAGCCTCTCCGGCGCCCGCTGGCCGGGTCAGCCCGAGCCGCTCGCCTGGCGTGAAGCGCTGGACGGCCTGGCGACCGCCGCCTAG
- the rnhA gene encoding ribonuclease HI has product MRRVTVYTDGACLGNPGPGGWAALIVEGDTRRELSGYEPATTNNRMELRAAVEGLRALGEPAEVDLHTDSQYLRNGMAEWIVRWKRNGWRTADKKAVKNTDLWQELDALAQRHAVRWHWLRGHAGHPENERCDLLANEAIRRARA; this is encoded by the coding sequence ATGCGGCGAGTGACGGTCTACACGGACGGTGCGTGCCTCGGGAACCCGGGTCCCGGCGGTTGGGCCGCGCTCATCGTCGAGGGCGACACGCGCCGCGAGCTCTCGGGCTACGAGCCCGCGACCACGAACAACCGTATGGAGCTCCGCGCGGCGGTCGAGGGCCTGCGCGCGCTCGGCGAGCCGGCCGAGGTCGATCTCCACACCGACTCGCAATACCTGCGCAACGGCATGGCCGAGTGGATCGTGCGCTGGAAGCGCAACGGCTGGCGAACCGCCGACAAGAAGGCCGTGAAGAACACCGACCTCTGGCAGGAGCTGGACGCGCTCGCGCAACGTCACGCGGTCCGCTGGCACTGGCTCCGGGGTCACGCGGGACACCCCGAGAACGAGCGCTGCGACCTCCTCGCCAACGAAGCG
- the hemQ gene encoding hydrogen peroxide-dependent heme synthase, with the protein MADAPVTLEGWYTLHEMFAVDWGRWNALTAAERASVLEEAGGVLERLASGGEGHTASYALISQKGDLCLLHFRRTVDALREAELGWARTRLRGFLVPTYSYLAVIELGTYELMGHATAVVKKRGLEPGSAGFDEAVKAEMEKMARPRLFPEVPPRRYLCFYPMSKRRGEQVNWYDLPGAERAGFMRGHGEIGRKYAGQVLQIIQGSVGLDDWEWGVSLFADDPVVFKKLIYEMRFDPASSRFALFGPFYVGIRCAPADLAKALGGTS; encoded by the coding sequence ATGGCCGACGCACCGGTCACGCTCGAGGGGTGGTACACGCTGCACGAGATGTTCGCCGTCGACTGGGGACGGTGGAACGCCCTCACCGCGGCCGAGCGGGCGAGCGTGCTCGAGGAGGCAGGCGGCGTGCTCGAGCGCCTCGCGTCGGGGGGCGAGGGCCACACGGCGAGCTACGCGTTGATCTCCCAGAAGGGCGATCTGTGCCTGCTACACTTCCGCCGCACGGTGGATGCCCTGCGCGAGGCCGAGCTCGGGTGGGCGCGCACGCGCCTGCGGGGGTTCCTCGTCCCCACCTATTCGTACCTGGCGGTCATCGAGCTCGGCACGTACGAGCTCATGGGGCACGCCACCGCCGTCGTGAAGAAGCGGGGCCTCGAGCCGGGGAGCGCCGGCTTCGACGAGGCCGTCAAGGCCGAGATGGAGAAGATGGCCCGCCCGCGCCTGTTCCCCGAGGTGCCGCCGCGCCGCTACCTCTGCTTCTATCCGATGTCGAAGCGGCGCGGGGAGCAGGTGAACTGGTACGATCTCCCCGGAGCGGAGCGCGCCGGGTTCATGCGCGGGCACGGTGAGATCGGACGCAAGTACGCCGGGCAGGTGCTGCAGATCATCCAGGGCTCGGTCGGGCTCGACGACTGGGAGTGGGGCGTGTCGCTCTTCGCGGACGATCCCGTCGTGTTCAAGAAGCTGATCTACGAGATGCGCTTCGATCCGGCGAGCTCGCGGTTCGCGCTCTTCGGCCCCTTCTACGTGGGCATCCGCTGTGCGCCCGCCGACCTCGCGAAGGCGCTGGGCGGGACGAGCTGA